In Niallia sp. FSL W8-0635, one genomic interval encodes:
- the fliP gene encoding flagellar type III secretion system pore protein FliP (The bacterial flagellar biogenesis protein FliP forms a type III secretion system (T3SS)-type pore required for flagellar assembly.), translating to MNEFMQLFNNSDPGNVSTSVQLLLLLTVLSLAPSIIILLTSFTRIVIVLSFVRTALATQQMPPNQVIVGLALFLTFFIMAPTFQEVNDKALTPLFNEEITLEEAYDNAALPFKEFMSKHTRQKDLALFLNYSNAEAPKSIEDIPLTTMVPAFAISELKTAFQIGFMIFIPFLVIDMVVASILMSMGMMMLPPVMISLPFKILLFIMVDGWYLVVKSLLESF from the coding sequence TATGCAGTTGTTTAATAACAGTGATCCAGGAAATGTTTCGACATCTGTTCAATTGTTATTATTATTAACCGTCCTTTCTTTGGCACCTAGTATCATCATTTTACTAACTAGCTTTACGAGAATAGTGATTGTTCTTTCCTTTGTCAGAACGGCGCTTGCAACCCAACAAATGCCGCCTAACCAAGTAATTGTAGGATTAGCTTTGTTTTTGACATTCTTTATTATGGCTCCGACTTTTCAGGAAGTAAACGATAAAGCGTTGACGCCGTTATTTAATGAAGAAATTACATTGGAAGAAGCGTATGATAACGCAGCATTACCGTTTAAAGAATTTATGAGCAAGCATACAAGACAGAAAGATTTAGCCTTGTTTTTAAATTATTCGAATGCAGAAGCTCCCAAGTCGATTGAGGATATCCCATTAACGACGATGGTGCCTGCTTTTGCAATTAGTGAATTAAAGACGGCCTTTCAAATTGGATTTATGATTTTCATCCCATTTTTAGTCATTGATATGGTTGTTGCAAGTATCCTAATGTCGATGGGTATGATGATGTTACCACCTGTCATGATTTCCTTGCCGTTTAAGATTCTACTATTCATTATGGTAGATGGTTGGTATTTAGTTGTTAAATCACTGTTAGAAAGTTTTTAA
- the fliQ gene encoding flagellar biosynthesis protein FliQ — translation MSQEMVISIAEKGILTVLIVSGPLLIIALAVGLIISIFQATTQIQEQTLAFVPKIVAVLVGLVFFGSWMLSHMLSYTKDIFSNLTRFIG, via the coding sequence ATGTCACAGGAAATGGTTATTTCCATTGCTGAGAAGGGTATTCTTACCGTATTAATTGTCAGTGGTCCATTGTTAATTATTGCTTTAGCAGTAGGGCTAATTATAAGTATTTTTCAAGCGACGACACAAATTCAAGAACAGACCTTGGCTTTTGTACCAAAAATCGTAGCTGTTCTTGTTGGGCTTGTTTTCTTTGGATCATGGATGCTGAGTCACATGTTATCCTATACAAAAGATATATTTTCAAATTTAACAAGGTTTATTGGATAG
- the fliR gene encoding flagellar biosynthetic protein FliR, which translates to MDELLSNFPAFLLILVRVTSFFFMLPLFSYRTIPTSFKVGLGFFLSLIMFWGMDVPVLTIDTSYYFLILKEAMVGLLIGFVAYMLFAAIQIAGGFIDFQMGFAIANVIDPQTGTQSPLTGQYLTIIAMFFLLASNGHHLLLDGIFYSYQYIPMDQAWINFGNGDFAEFLLKTFSLMFAIAFQMSIPVVGSIFLVDVGLGIVARTVPQLNIFVVGVPIKLIAGLIILFIVMGVLMTSVSQLFSSILTTMRGMMNIIGGVG; encoded by the coding sequence ATGGATGAACTTTTATCAAATTTCCCAGCATTCCTTCTTATCTTAGTTCGCGTTACTTCGTTTTTTTTCATGTTGCCTTTATTTTCTTATCGGACGATTCCCACATCTTTTAAAGTAGGTTTAGGCTTTTTTTTATCTTTAATCATGTTTTGGGGAATGGATGTACCAGTACTGACAATAGATACAAGCTACTATTTTCTTATTCTTAAAGAAGCTATGGTAGGGCTATTAATTGGATTTGTCGCATATATGCTGTTTGCTGCTATTCAAATAGCAGGTGGATTTATTGATTTTCAAATGGGATTTGCCATCGCAAACGTCATTGATCCTCAAACAGGAACGCAAAGTCCTCTTACAGGTCAATATTTAACGATTATTGCTATGTTTTTTTTATTAGCCTCTAATGGTCATCATTTATTATTAGATGGGATTTTTTATAGCTATCAGTATATACCGATGGATCAGGCATGGATTAACTTTGGAAACGGAGATTTTGCAGAATTTCTCCTTAAAACTTTTAGTTTAATGTTTGCTATTGCCTTTCAAATGTCTATCCCTGTTGTCGGAAGTATCTTTCTTGTTGATGTGGGATTAGGAATAGTGGCAAGAACGGTACCTCAATTAAATATCTTTGTTGTTGGCGTTCCTATTAAGCTTATTGCAGGCTTAATTATACTCTTCATCGTTATGGGAGTATTGATGACTTCCGTCTCTCAATTATTCTCGTCTATTTTAACAACGATGAGGGGGATGATGAACATAATAGGAGGTGTTGGTTAA
- the flhB gene encoding flagellar biosynthesis protein FlhB, producing the protein MKLLSLNLQFFAGEKTEKATPKKKQDTRKKGQVAKSQDVNTALVLLVVFGVLSFTGEYLLDGLMSIITFTFSDFTNITLSVNYMQALFLDIVKEAALLLSPILVAALVGGLIANYMQVGVLFSPEAIKFKLEKINPIAGFKRMFSLRSIVELLKSLLKITVIGIVVFSVLWGKMDEILILSHKSIGAIAVTIAKLTVQMGLYASVALLILSLMDYMYQRYDYEKNIRMSKQDIKDEYKNMEGDPLIKSKIKQKQREMAMHRMMQDVPTADVVITNPTHYAICLKYDEEKYDAPYVVAKGVDFIAQKIKLVAKENNVVMVENRPLARAMYNQVEIGDLVPEDFYKAVAEILAFVYQTKDK; encoded by the coding sequence ATGAAACTCCTATCATTAAATCTCCAGTTTTTTGCAGGGGAAAAGACAGAAAAGGCTACTCCAAAGAAAAAACAGGATACAAGAAAAAAAGGACAAGTTGCCAAAAGCCAGGATGTCAACACAGCACTTGTTCTTTTAGTTGTATTTGGTGTACTAAGTTTCACAGGAGAGTATCTCTTAGATGGGTTAATGTCTATTATTACCTTTACATTTAGTGACTTCACAAATATTACTTTGTCGGTGAATTATATGCAGGCATTGTTTTTGGATATTGTGAAGGAAGCTGCACTCCTATTAAGTCCCATTTTAGTAGCAGCTCTTGTTGGGGGATTAATTGCCAATTATATGCAAGTTGGTGTTTTATTTTCACCAGAAGCAATTAAATTTAAATTAGAGAAAATAAATCCAATCGCCGGATTCAAGAGAATGTTTTCCCTACGCTCCATTGTGGAGCTATTAAAGTCTTTGCTGAAAATTACGGTGATCGGTATCGTCGTTTTTTCTGTATTATGGGGGAAAATGGACGAAATACTGATTCTTTCCCATAAATCAATTGGAGCTATTGCTGTGACAATAGCTAAATTGACGGTTCAGATGGGACTTTATGCATCGGTTGCACTTTTAATATTATCGCTCATGGATTATATGTATCAACGATATGATTATGAAAAAAATATTCGAATGTCCAAGCAAGACATTAAAGATGAATATAAGAACATGGAAGGGGATCCATTAATAAAATCTAAAATAAAACAAAAGCAGAGAGAGATGGCTATGCACAGAATGATGCAAGATGTGCCTACTGCTGATGTTGTCATTACTAATCCAACTCATTATGCTATTTGTTTAAAATATGATGAGGAAAAGTATGACGCGCCCTATGTTGTTGCAAAAGGGGTAGATTTTATTGCACAAAAAATTAAACTAGTTGCAAAAGAAAATAATGTTGTGATGGTAGAAAATCGTCCATTAGCACGTGCTATGTATAATCAAGTAGAAATAGGCGATTTAGTACCAGAGGATTTTTATAAGGCTGTTGCAGAAATCCTTGCATTTGTGTACCAGACTAAAGATAAATAG